One window of the Oncorhynchus keta strain PuntledgeMale-10-30-2019 chromosome 31, Oket_V2, whole genome shotgun sequence genome contains the following:
- the LOC118364628 gene encoding NXPE family member 3-like isoform X1, which produces MDTMWRSLSRYICIFFLLALSGLFFLFSNINILEQKLNYQAVSMFYQHQSNIHSSLLPEGPSPLDRNQSYCSQEPSPEEALEERDLLESITWPQPQPHSVNVSLNQTSDPAHSLFVILPAGGRREWHVGNQLEALVHMHDFQGRPKSYGGDFLLARLHSSTLGAGVAGQVLDHRNGTYSAIFPLLWQGSAQVEMTLVHPSEAINVLRRIREERPDRIPFQSLFRSGKLSQTTVCNLCLPTNQKPLCNYTDPHTGEPWYCYKPKLLSCDTRINHARGPYVNHLLVNKEALLFQSGVNIKVPIHPSGSDSVIVLPEKKDKADVERSTMKTESTRITPSGYYFQGSWRALGGGVMRQFNISSATQCLKGKVVYMYGDSTVRQWFEYLNTLVPDLKEFNLYSPKNVGPFMAVDSTHNILLKYRCHGPPIRFNTVIASEMRYVANELDGLTGGSNTVVFISICSHFSTFPVQVYIRRLRHIRRAVVRLLDRASGTLVVLRSANLQALDPKVSLYNSDWFSVQLDGVLRAMFKGLDVVLIDAWEMTLAHHLPHALHPPPIIIKNMIDIILSQVCPE; this is translated from the exons ATGGACACCATGTGGAGGAGCCTGTCCAGATATATATGCATCTTCTTCCTGCTGGCCCTGTCAGGCCTCTTCTTCCTGTTCAGCAACATTAACATTCTGGAG CAGAAGCTCAACTACCAAGCAGTGTCAATGTTCTACCAGCACCAAAGCAACATCCACTCATCTTTGCTCCCAGAGGGCCCTTCTCCTCTGGACCGCAACCAGAGCTACTGTAGCCAGGAGCCCTCACCGGAGGAGGCTCTGGAGGAGCGTGACCTCCTAGAGTCCATCACCTGGCCACAGCCTCAGCCCCATTCTGTGAATGTGTCCCTGAACCAGACCAGTGACCCTGCACACAGCCTTTTTGTGATCCTGCCAGCAGGGGGCAGGAGAGAGTGGCACGTGGGGAACCAGTTGGAGGCTCTGGTCCATATGCATGACTTCCAGGGGCGTCCCAAAAGCTATGGTGGAGACTTCTTGCTGGCCCGGCTGCATTCCTCCACATTGGGGGCAGGCGTTGCCGGACAGGTGCTGGACCACAGGAATGGGACCTACTCTGCCATTTTCCCGTTACTATGGCAGGGGTCTGCACAGGTGGAGATGACACTGGTCCATCCTAGTGAGGCAATTAATGTTCTACGACGGATACGAGAGGAACGGCCCGACCGGATTCCCTTTCAGAGTCTGTTCCGCTCTGGAAAACTGTCCCAGACAACTGTATGTAACCTGTGTCTGCCGACAAACCAGAAGCCGCTGTGCAATTAcacagacccccacacaggggaGCCCTGGTACTGCTACAAGCCCAAGCTGCTGAGCTGTGACACACGGATCAACCACGCCAGGGGACCCTATGTGAACCATCTGCTCGTGAACAAGGAGGCATTGCTCTTTCAAAG TGGTGTAAATATCAAAGTTCCCATTCATCCTTCAGGGTCTGACAGTGTCATTGTGCTGCCCGAGAAAAAAG ACAAAGCAGACGTGGAGAGAAGCACCATGAAGACAGAGTCTACCAGGATCACTCCTTCCGGTTATTACTTCCAAGGGTCATGGCGAGCTCTGGGTGGTGGTGTGATGCGCCAGTTTAACATCTCATCTGCCACTCAGTGTCTGAAGGGCAAGGTGGTGTACATGTACGGAGACTCTACTGTCAGACAGTGGTTTGAGTACCTCAACACTTTAGTACCAG ACCTGAAGGAGTTCAACCTTTACAGTCCTAAGAATGTGGGGCCCTTCATGGCAGTGGACAGCACccacaacatcctgctgaaataCCGTTGTCATGGTCCTCCAATCCGCTTCAACACTGTCATCGCCAGTGAGATGCGCTATGTAGCTAATGAGCTGGATGGCCTAACTGGTGGGTCAAATACTGTGGTGTTCATCAGCATATGTTCCCATTTCAGCACCTTCCCTGTGCAGGTATACATTCGCCGACTACGCCACATTCGGCGGGCGGTGGTGCGGCTTCTGGACCGAGCTTCGGGGACCCTGGTGGTGTTGCGCTCGGCCAACCTCCAGGCCCTGGACCCGAAAGTGAGCCTGTACAATAGTGACTGGTTCTCAGTGCAGCTGGACGGGGTGCTCAGGGCTATGTTCAAGGGTCTGGATGTTGTACTGATAGACGCCTGGGAGATGACCCTTGCCCACCACCTCCCCCATGCCCTCCACCCACCTCCTATCATCATCAAGAACATGATAGACATTATCCTCTCTCAAGTCTGCCCAGAGTAG
- the LOC118364628 gene encoding NXPE family member 3-like isoform X2 yields MDTMWRSLSRYICIFFLLALSGLFFLFSNINILEKLNYQAVSMFYQHQSNIHSSLLPEGPSPLDRNQSYCSQEPSPEEALEERDLLESITWPQPQPHSVNVSLNQTSDPAHSLFVILPAGGRREWHVGNQLEALVHMHDFQGRPKSYGGDFLLARLHSSTLGAGVAGQVLDHRNGTYSAIFPLLWQGSAQVEMTLVHPSEAINVLRRIREERPDRIPFQSLFRSGKLSQTTVCNLCLPTNQKPLCNYTDPHTGEPWYCYKPKLLSCDTRINHARGPYVNHLLVNKEALLFQSGVNIKVPIHPSGSDSVIVLPEKKDKADVERSTMKTESTRITPSGYYFQGSWRALGGGVMRQFNISSATQCLKGKVVYMYGDSTVRQWFEYLNTLVPDLKEFNLYSPKNVGPFMAVDSTHNILLKYRCHGPPIRFNTVIASEMRYVANELDGLTGGSNTVVFISICSHFSTFPVQVYIRRLRHIRRAVVRLLDRASGTLVVLRSANLQALDPKVSLYNSDWFSVQLDGVLRAMFKGLDVVLIDAWEMTLAHHLPHALHPPPIIIKNMIDIILSQVCPE; encoded by the exons ATGGACACCATGTGGAGGAGCCTGTCCAGATATATATGCATCTTCTTCCTGCTGGCCCTGTCAGGCCTCTTCTTCCTGTTCAGCAACATTAACATTCTGGAG AAGCTCAACTACCAAGCAGTGTCAATGTTCTACCAGCACCAAAGCAACATCCACTCATCTTTGCTCCCAGAGGGCCCTTCTCCTCTGGACCGCAACCAGAGCTACTGTAGCCAGGAGCCCTCACCGGAGGAGGCTCTGGAGGAGCGTGACCTCCTAGAGTCCATCACCTGGCCACAGCCTCAGCCCCATTCTGTGAATGTGTCCCTGAACCAGACCAGTGACCCTGCACACAGCCTTTTTGTGATCCTGCCAGCAGGGGGCAGGAGAGAGTGGCACGTGGGGAACCAGTTGGAGGCTCTGGTCCATATGCATGACTTCCAGGGGCGTCCCAAAAGCTATGGTGGAGACTTCTTGCTGGCCCGGCTGCATTCCTCCACATTGGGGGCAGGCGTTGCCGGACAGGTGCTGGACCACAGGAATGGGACCTACTCTGCCATTTTCCCGTTACTATGGCAGGGGTCTGCACAGGTGGAGATGACACTGGTCCATCCTAGTGAGGCAATTAATGTTCTACGACGGATACGAGAGGAACGGCCCGACCGGATTCCCTTTCAGAGTCTGTTCCGCTCTGGAAAACTGTCCCAGACAACTGTATGTAACCTGTGTCTGCCGACAAACCAGAAGCCGCTGTGCAATTAcacagacccccacacaggggaGCCCTGGTACTGCTACAAGCCCAAGCTGCTGAGCTGTGACACACGGATCAACCACGCCAGGGGACCCTATGTGAACCATCTGCTCGTGAACAAGGAGGCATTGCTCTTTCAAAG TGGTGTAAATATCAAAGTTCCCATTCATCCTTCAGGGTCTGACAGTGTCATTGTGCTGCCCGAGAAAAAAG ACAAAGCAGACGTGGAGAGAAGCACCATGAAGACAGAGTCTACCAGGATCACTCCTTCCGGTTATTACTTCCAAGGGTCATGGCGAGCTCTGGGTGGTGGTGTGATGCGCCAGTTTAACATCTCATCTGCCACTCAGTGTCTGAAGGGCAAGGTGGTGTACATGTACGGAGACTCTACTGTCAGACAGTGGTTTGAGTACCTCAACACTTTAGTACCAG ACCTGAAGGAGTTCAACCTTTACAGTCCTAAGAATGTGGGGCCCTTCATGGCAGTGGACAGCACccacaacatcctgctgaaataCCGTTGTCATGGTCCTCCAATCCGCTTCAACACTGTCATCGCCAGTGAGATGCGCTATGTAGCTAATGAGCTGGATGGCCTAACTGGTGGGTCAAATACTGTGGTGTTCATCAGCATATGTTCCCATTTCAGCACCTTCCCTGTGCAGGTATACATTCGCCGACTACGCCACATTCGGCGGGCGGTGGTGCGGCTTCTGGACCGAGCTTCGGGGACCCTGGTGGTGTTGCGCTCGGCCAACCTCCAGGCCCTGGACCCGAAAGTGAGCCTGTACAATAGTGACTGGTTCTCAGTGCAGCTGGACGGGGTGCTCAGGGCTATGTTCAAGGGTCTGGATGTTGTACTGATAGACGCCTGGGAGATGACCCTTGCCCACCACCTCCCCCATGCCCTCCACCCACCTCCTATCATCATCAAGAACATGATAGACATTATCCTCTCTCAAGTCTGCCCAGAGTAG